A DNA window from Aestuariispira ectoiniformans contains the following coding sequences:
- a CDS encoding sugar ABC transporter ATP-binding protein encodes MSQSPAVEVRHVGKSFGPTRALDDVSFEFRPGEIFAMVGANGAGKSTLIKIICGYYPDFEGEILVGGEPVSFTSPHDATAKGIATVHQIINQGVIQTMTVAENLALAELLSSEEGSLFYKPKVIEARAREIAARMGLDHLDLNQEVSELEQSDRQMIAIARALATNPKLLILDEPTSSISERETEVLFEKLFRLREEGVSILYVSHRLHEIERIADRVGVIRDGKYGGVLERPFKVKEIVTAMVGEIEDKTASRQRKDYAADAVPKLELRDLVVQPGHKPINLKVHAGEILGITGLIGAGKSELAQVLFGLAEPLSGQLLIDGKPVHSKTVAEAIGNGVFMVPEDRSNNAVIPEFNLRKNITLPFLGSFSNAFGLMKHRLESREATRMVNAMGVKCESELSDISELSGGNQQKVVVARWLMKNFNVLILDEPYQGVDIRSRHDINTYIRANCGDRALIVLAADLDEVLEVADRVVVMNHGMIVGEQYIDAVDRPTLLHWTSQSPDEVTQAVG; translated from the coding sequence ATGTCTCAGTCTCCAGCCGTCGAAGTGCGCCATGTGGGCAAGAGCTTTGGCCCGACCCGCGCGCTTGACGATGTCTCCTTTGAGTTCCGGCCGGGAGAAATCTTTGCCATGGTCGGTGCCAACGGGGCGGGTAAATCGACCCTGATCAAGATTATTTGCGGCTACTACCCGGATTTCGAAGGCGAAATCCTGGTAGGCGGCGAGCCGGTCTCTTTCACATCGCCCCATGATGCAACCGCCAAGGGGATCGCCACTGTCCATCAGATCATCAATCAGGGCGTGATCCAGACCATGACGGTTGCGGAAAACCTGGCGCTTGCCGAGTTGCTGTCGTCGGAAGAAGGCTCGCTTTTCTACAAGCCCAAAGTAATCGAGGCACGTGCCCGGGAAATCGCGGCGCGCATGGGGCTGGACCACCTGGACTTGAACCAGGAAGTGTCCGAACTGGAACAAAGCGACCGTCAGATGATTGCGATCGCGCGGGCGCTGGCGACAAATCCCAAGCTTTTGATCCTGGACGAGCCGACCTCCTCCATCTCGGAGCGTGAAACCGAAGTTCTGTTTGAGAAGCTTTTCCGGTTGCGGGAAGAGGGCGTTTCGATCCTTTACGTGTCGCACCGCCTGCATGAGATCGAGCGCATCGCCGATCGTGTCGGCGTGATCCGTGACGGTAAATACGGCGGCGTGTTGGAGCGACCTTTCAAGGTGAAGGAAATTGTCACCGCGATGGTCGGTGAGATTGAAGACAAGACCGCGAGCCGCCAGCGCAAGGACTATGCTGCTGACGCGGTGCCCAAACTGGAATTGCGTGACCTTGTGGTTCAGCCGGGCCACAAGCCGATCAACCTGAAGGTCCACGCCGGGGAAATCCTGGGCATTACCGGGCTGATCGGTGCGGGCAAGTCGGAATTGGCGCAGGTCCTGTTCGGCCTGGCAGAGCCCCTGTCCGGTCAGCTGCTGATCGACGGAAAACCGGTCCACAGCAAAACCGTGGCGGAGGCCATCGGCAACGGCGTTTTCATGGTGCCGGAGGATCGCTCCAATAATGCGGTCATCCCGGAGTTTAATCTGCGCAAGAATATCACGCTGCCCTTCCTGGGGTCCTTCAGCAACGCTTTCGGTCTGATGAAACATCGGCTGGAAAGCCGGGAGGCGACCCGTATGGTCAACGCCATGGGCGTGAAATGCGAAAGTGAGCTTTCCGATATTTCCGAATTGTCGGGGGGGAACCAGCAAAAGGTAGTGGTGGCCCGCTGGCTCATGAAAAATTTCAACGTCCTGATCCTGGACGAGCCCTATCAGGGCGTGGATATCCGGTCGCGCCATGACATCAACACCTATATCCGTGCCAATTGTGGGGATCGGGCCTTGATCGTTCTCGCGGCGGATCTGGACGAGGTTTTGGAAGTGGCGGATCGCGTGGTCGTGATGAACCACGGGATGATTGTCGGCGAGCAGTATATCGATGCCGTTGACCGGCCGACCCTTCTTCACTGGACATCTCAATCACCCGACGAAGTGACACAGGCCGTCGGGTAG
- a CDS encoding ABC transporter permease — protein sequence MERVTAFSIKYGFLIVMAASFIGFGMVQPAFWSASNLFSILLGVTIYGILALGVTFTLVTDGLDLSVGSTAAMSVMMASYSMVVLELSGVMAVVICLIIGALIGLVNGFLIVRVKIPDLLATLGTMFLIQGLQLIPSGGRSIGTGMLLSNGDEAMGEFTEGFLFLGQGRLFDLVPTPVVFMLVLAVLVYVVLEHTRWGRVFYAIGGNAEAARLVGASVDRYRIMAYVLSGLIASFGGVLLASRVGRGDVSSGSGLLLDAVGAALIGFAVLGARKPNAFGTIVGAIFVGMLLNGLTMLNLPYFWQDFIKGSVLVAALAFTFSLAKQR from the coding sequence ATGGAACGTGTAACCGCATTTTCGATCAAATACGGCTTTTTGATCGTCATGGCCGCCTCCTTCATCGGTTTCGGCATGGTGCAGCCCGCCTTCTGGAGCGCATCAAACCTGTTTTCGATCCTGCTTGGGGTGACCATCTACGGCATTCTCGCGCTGGGCGTGACTTTCACCCTGGTGACCGATGGGCTGGATCTGTCCGTGGGTTCGACCGCCGCCATGTCGGTAATGATGGCGTCATACAGCATGGTGGTGCTGGAACTGTCCGGCGTCATGGCAGTGGTGATCTGCCTGATCATCGGGGCGTTGATCGGCCTGGTGAACGGCTTCCTGATTGTTCGGGTCAAGATTCCCGACCTTCTGGCGACACTGGGCACCATGTTCCTGATCCAGGGGTTGCAGTTGATCCCGTCGGGTGGCCGGTCCATCGGGACAGGCATGCTGCTGTCCAATGGGGACGAGGCCATGGGCGAATTTACCGAAGGCTTCCTCTTCCTGGGGCAGGGCAGGCTCTTCGACCTGGTTCCGACACCGGTTGTCTTCATGCTGGTGCTGGCGGTGCTGGTCTATGTGGTGCTGGAACATACCCGTTGGGGCCGCGTTTTCTATGCCATCGGCGGCAATGCCGAAGCAGCCCGTCTGGTTGGTGCCAGTGTCGACCGCTATCGCATCATGGCCTATGTGCTGTCCGGCCTGATCGCCTCCTTCGGTGGCGTGTTGCTGGCCTCGCGCGTCGGTCGCGGGGACGTCTCCAGCGGATCGGGCCTGTTGTTGGATGCGGTTGGTGCGGCGTTGATCGGCTTTGCGGTATTGGGCGCGCGTAAACCAAACGCCTTCGGCACAATCGTCGGGGCCATTTTTGTGGGCATGCTGTTGAACGGGCTGACCATGTTGAACCTGCCCTATTTCTGGCAGGATTTCATCAAGGGCAGCGTTTTGGTCGCCGCTTTGGCCTTCACGTTCAGCCTGGCCAAGCAACGATAA
- a CDS encoding sugar ABC transporter substrate-binding protein: MVFKGVMKAVGLAGGLIAGVVGTSVAADAPAPFDGSKKVHIALIRQMVEGEFMQMYQAGAQRQADLIGVKLTVFGKNMDNQAQANFVYQAINMGVDGIIIDHGLTETMKKPAADAIAKGIPVVAFDVNLKNPDINQISQDDHQLGKMALDAMLDDFGGKANVGYVYVAGILPLDKRHVSFEEAKKANPGLKEVARTGTLESPFSVKNAEQVKAVLLANPDINAYFAPFDEFGKGVIMALEENNMADKVKVYTADISTQDIQMMIKPGNPWAATAATNPAAIGAVSVRAIAKKIAGEKLDHEITIPPMLFTQKMLIDAGVKSMKQLRASFPEFNHVDRAMADWIPVDKKGLF; encoded by the coding sequence ATGGTTTTCAAGGGAGTGATGAAGGCGGTTGGTTTGGCCGGTGGCCTGATCGCCGGTGTTGTCGGCACCAGTGTCGCGGCAGACGCACCAGCGCCGTTTGACGGGTCGAAGAAAGTTCATATCGCACTGATCCGCCAGATGGTGGAAGGTGAGTTCATGCAGATGTATCAGGCGGGTGCACAGCGTCAGGCAGACCTGATCGGTGTGAAACTGACGGTCTTCGGCAAGAATATGGACAACCAGGCGCAGGCCAACTTTGTCTATCAGGCAATCAACATGGGCGTGGATGGTATCATTATCGACCATGGCCTGACCGAAACCATGAAGAAACCCGCCGCGGATGCAATCGCCAAGGGCATCCCGGTCGTTGCCTTCGACGTCAACCTGAAGAACCCGGATATCAACCAGATATCCCAGGACGACCATCAATTGGGCAAGATGGCGCTGGACGCCATGCTTGATGATTTCGGCGGCAAGGCCAATGTGGGGTATGTCTACGTGGCTGGTATCCTGCCCCTGGATAAACGCCATGTCAGCTTTGAAGAAGCCAAGAAGGCCAATCCGGGTCTGAAGGAAGTCGCGCGGACCGGTACACTGGAATCGCCGTTTTCCGTGAAGAACGCGGAACAGGTGAAGGCGGTTCTTTTGGCCAATCCGGATATCAATGCCTATTTCGCACCCTTTGATGAATTCGGCAAAGGCGTGATCATGGCGTTGGAAGAAAACAACATGGCGGACAAGGTCAAGGTCTATACCGCTGATATCTCCACCCAGGATATTCAGATGATGATCAAGCCCGGCAATCCCTGGGCGGCAACGGCAGCGACCAACCCGGCTGCGATCGGGGCGGTCAGTGTTCGCGCCATTGCCAAGAAGATTGCAGGCGAGAAACTGGACCACGAAATCACCATCCCGCCGATGCTGTTTACCCAGAAGATGCTGATCGACGCCGGTGTGAAAAGCATGAAACAGCTTCGCGCCAGCTTCCCTGAATTCAACCACGTGGACCGTGCCATGGCGGATTGGATTCCGGTTGATAAAAAAGGTCTTTTCTAA
- the mtnA gene encoding S-methyl-5-thioribose-1-phosphate isomerase yields the protein MLNGQLAADNLPRAVRWEEGDLYLLDQTRLPLETCMEKQETAQQVWDSIHVLKVRGAPAIGIAGAYGLCVALKDKTGLAIDEFMAEVENQAAFLDSSRPTAVNLGWALRRMVAMAKASGITDATALYDRLVAEAVAIHEEDIGLCRAMGENGAPLITEGMGVLTHCNAGSLATSELGTATAPMYVAHSRGVNFRVYADETRPLLQGARLTSWELQQSGIDVTLLTDNMAAHIMSQGLIDLVITGTDRVAANGDVANKIGTMGVAILAKHFGIPFYVCCPSSTIDLDTAHGKDIPIEERGDDEVTSFGARRTAPEGIKVRNPAFDVTPNELVTGLITEKGIICEPYTENLRAMFG from the coding sequence GTGCTGAACGGTCAATTAGCTGCAGACAACCTGCCCCGTGCAGTCCGCTGGGAAGAGGGTGATCTTTACCTGCTGGACCAGACGCGATTGCCGTTGGAAACCTGCATGGAAAAACAGGAAACGGCACAGCAGGTCTGGGATTCCATTCATGTACTGAAAGTGCGCGGTGCACCTGCCATCGGGATTGCCGGGGCCTATGGCCTCTGCGTGGCGCTGAAGGACAAGACCGGCCTTGCCATTGACGAGTTTATGGCGGAAGTGGAAAATCAGGCGGCCTTCCTGGACAGTTCCCGTCCAACTGCGGTCAATCTCGGCTGGGCGCTGCGCCGTATGGTGGCGATGGCGAAGGCAAGCGGTATCACCGATGCGACCGCGCTCTATGACCGCCTTGTGGCTGAGGCTGTTGCGATCCATGAAGAAGATATCGGGCTGTGCCGTGCGATGGGGGAGAATGGCGCCCCCCTGATTACCGAAGGCATGGGCGTTCTCACCCATTGTAATGCGGGATCGCTGGCAACCTCCGAGTTGGGCACGGCGACCGCGCCCATGTATGTGGCCCACAGCCGTGGTGTGAATTTCCGGGTCTATGCCGATGAAACCCGGCCGCTGTTGCAGGGGGCACGGCTGACCAGTTGGGAACTGCAGCAGTCGGGGATCGACGTGACCCTGCTTACCGACAATATGGCGGCCCACATCATGTCCCAGGGACTGATCGATCTGGTGATTACCGGGACCGACCGTGTTGCTGCCAATGGCGATGTGGCCAACAAGATCGGCACCATGGGCGTTGCGATCCTGGCCAAGCATTTCGGCATTCCCTTCTATGTGTGCTGTCCGTCGTCGACCATTGACCTGGATACGGCCCACGGCAAGGACATCCCGATTGAGGAGCGGGGAGACGACGAAGTGACCAGCTTTGGCGCCCGCCGTACGGCCCCGGAAGGGATCAAGGTCCGCAATCCGGCCTTTGACGTGACCCCCAATGAACTGGTTACCGGCCTGATTACGGAAAAGGGGATCATCTGCGAACCCTATACCGAAAACCTGCGCGCCATGTTCGGTTGA